One Gadus macrocephalus chromosome 17, ASM3116895v1 genomic window, cgccgccggcccccctCAAAGCCCACCTGACCCAGAACCACCAGGGGGTCCACGACCAACGGCCGCCCCCACCGAGCCCCTCCTCCGCCCTCATCCAGCACCTCCGCGACCAGGCGGAGCCCGGCGACACGGAGGTCCTACGCAACGACAAGAGCTGCCTCATGGGGGGCGCTGACATcacacccctgacccccccgctGACGGAGGACGCCGTCACCTCGCCGTACtcctccgccgccgctgccgccgccagcTCCTTCCGCTGCCACGCCTGCAAGGGCAAGTTCCGCACGGCGTCGGAGCTGGCGCGCCACGTGCGCATCCTGCACAGCCCCTACAAGTGCTCGCTGTGCCCCTTCTCCGCCAGCCGCGAGGACGACCTCGCCGCCCACCTGCGGGAGTGCCACCCGGCGCCGGTCCCGGCCCTCCTCCGCCCGCCCTCCCCCGCCGCCTACGGCGCCCGGCCCGTCGTGGCCGCCGCCCCCGACACGCCCCTACCCACCCCGATGCCCACCCCCACACTGACGCCCACGCCCCAGGTGTCGGCGGTGGTCGCCGCGGCGCCGGCGCCGGTCGCCACGGCGCCGGCCACGCCCGCGCCGGCCACGCCCGCCCTGCCGGCGTTCCGCTGCGACACGTGCGGCCAGCGCTTCACCCAGTCGTGGTTCCTGAAGGGACACATGCGCAAGCACAAGGACTCCCTGGACCACAAGTGCCAGGTGTGCGGCCGTGGCTTCAAGGAGCCGTGGTTCCTCAAGAACCACATGAAGGTGCACCTCAACAAGCTGGGCCTGAAGGCCGGCCTGGGGGGCCTCGGTGTGAGCGTGGCGGCGGGCCTGGACCCCTCCGCCGCCGGGGCCGTCAGCGGCCAGTCCCTCAACGCCCTCTACTCCAGCCTGCTGCTGGCCCAGCGCCGGGGGGCCGCCggcggggggggccggggggccaggGGCCGGTCGGAGCGCGACCACGGAGGGCGGGGCTCGGTCCCGGGCTCCGGCAAGTCGGCCATCCTGGGGTACCTGGGGCTGCCCAtggacgggggcggggccagctgcATGGAGCGGCTGCAGGCCGTGGCGCAGGTGGCCGAGATGGGCGGCGTGAGCGACCCGGGAGGGCGGCCCGGCGGGGTTACCATGGAGACGACGGCCGCCGcaatggcggcggcggccgacGGCGGCGACCAGGTGGCCATGTGGCAGCTGGTGGCCCGCAGCCTGCTGGCGGCGCAGCAGGCCCAGCAGAACCAGCAGAACCAGaggagccagcagcagcagagccagaGGGCCCAGAGCCGGAGCTCCGCGCTGGGGGACGCCGACCAGGTCAGGGCCTACCTGGGCGGGCTGGGCCCCAGGCAGGAGACGGTGGCCTCCGCGGGGGCCGGGGCCGGCGGGGGGCCCTGGGAGTGCCCCGACTGCGGGAAGCTCTTCAGGAGCCTGCAGCAGGTGGTGGTCCACGCCCGCGTCCACGTCCAGAGACcccagaagggaggaggaggaggaggaggaggaggaggaggaggaggaggaggaggaggaggaggagggctcggTGGAGAGGAGGGCGCTGGGAGCGGGAGAGCGACAGgacggagtggaggaggagcaggaggagcaggaggaggagcaggaggtcgATCCAAACCCCCCAGCGCCGGACCTCGACAGACAGGGTCCGCTGGAGGATTCCACCCGGCCATCTCCAGCCACCACGGTACAAAGCTCACACACCCCGCCTCTGAActcactgctactgctgctcagggtggcggccatgttgggAGATTCTGTAGTGGACATTAGATGACGGTTATGGCATTGCAATAGTTGTTAGGTGATGGTTATGGTTAGGTGACGGTAATGGGATGGTAATGTGATGATATTGGATCAATCTGAAATGGTTGAGTGATAGTATACTGATGGCGATGTGATGGTTATGGGATGGTCTAGTGATGGTTATAGGACGGTTAGAAATATAATTTGCGCCAGCGACAGGGCTATGCAGCACTCCTGATTCTTATGATCCCTCCAAATCAGTCGAGGTGTGGTCAGCAACACAACTCCCAGAGCACTCATCGGCTGATGAGCGTTGCTGACACTCATCAGTCGATGGGTGTCAGCAACACAACTCCCAGACCTTCATGGGAAGGTCATGATTCAGTGTAGTCGTCCCTCTCACTATGTGATGTTTTCACTGCATCCATAACTATTATTTTCTCCTGGCTATGGCGTTGGAGTCCCAGCtctctgcagtctacctgttaGCATCATTGAGCAGGACGCCCCCCTACTGACCTGCTCCCTGCTAGCATGTGTCTCCATCCGCTGAAAGCTACAGCTACAAGCTGATAAAAGACCAATTGGTAGAACAGTGTTTCCTTAACAGTACAGTTTACACTGCTTTACAAATAAAGTCACTGCCGCATCAAAGCAGGTATGTTCAGAgaatacatatgtatataaatacatgtctatctgtgtgtaacACCCATGTGctccgtgtcccccccccccccccccaccccctcccagcGGGTGAGAACGGCCTGCCGGTGGCCCCCCCCGTGGCCAGTGGTGGCGGCTCTGCATCCCGGGAGCGCGTGCGGGGTTCGGGGGTAAAAGACTGCCCCTACTGCGGTAAAGCCTTCAGATCCTCACACCATCTCAAAGTTCACCTGAGGGTTCATACGGGTGAGGCACTGCCCACAGGCAACAACACACCAGACTTCCACTAGAACCTTCCATCCCAGATGCCAGTGTGACTGACTTTTAATCAGACAGCCTTGTTGTGTTTCTCCTTTGGAAAGGGTCTCTTTGCTAACGTATGCTAAGCTATCGCCACTTGGCTGGTGGGTCACTATTGCAGCGTTGTTGATTTAAGCTATGGTCACCATGCTAAATTGCTAACCTAACCGTCCCTATGCTATGCTACTTTTGCTAGAGAGTAAGATATTGTCGCCGAGCTTTTGTCGTTTTGTTAAGCGAACATGAGCGTGGCGCTAAAAGCGTGTCTCTTGTGTCTCACATGAAAAGGCAAGCATTGGTGTTTGTACTAAACGCAATGCATCACAGACCTTTTTAGGGTTAGGATGTTGAGGTTTGGGTGCGTCCTCTGATACAGACAGCTGATACGGGTACGAGTCAGGCCGGGTATAAAGTTCCAACACATTCTGATTCCGGAGAACACTCTTTCTTCACACTTAATATCCCTGAACAATAAAAGTTCAAATCTGATCAAATCTGAAGGATAATTTTTCGTCAGTCAAACATTTCCTAAGAGGGCTTTTTCTTATATTTCGCCATTCATTTATAAGAACCCAGCACATATAGGAGGGACGCTAGCGAAGCATATCATAGCGCCGGTTGAATCCCACCGTGGCGTTTCCCAGGAGGCGTTCAATGAAAGCTATTCAGTGTGAGCATCCCCAGCGCTCAGCGCTTAGCTATAGGCCGTGGCACCTGCCACCACACAGTCACGCTATTGTGCGTCAGGCAGCATACAGTACGCCTTTCCCATGAGCTATCTCTTCAATCTGTCAAATGACGAACCACGTGTTCACTTTGGAAGAAGGGGGctgaaaaaagagaaagacatTTGAGTAGAGCTTTATTTAACAGGTTGAAATATCACTCCCTTGGCACAGTGGTACACTTTAGCCTATGAATACAATCGAAGCCCTTcaggaatccatcttgcctagTTTTCCAATATAGGTGTTGACTTTAGTGGACAGATGGGAGGCGAGATCTCTGCTGTTATAGAGTGGAGTGTTATTTCTGTAATATAGTTACTTTGCTGTTTCACCGATAAAGAtcacttttttattttcatatccAACACGTTATCTCCTCTTCATACAGCTGAAAAATGCTCCCTGGTTTATCTGGGAGCATTGTGCCTATACTCTATAAAATAAGGCCATCTACTGGGGGACATTGGAACTGCAGGCCTTGAAAGCAAAACTCGCTAAATGAGCTCAGTAGAACAGAATATGGCTTTGAGTCTAGCTACACAATAGGATAGAATATTATTTTTGAAGTAAACTACCTAGTAGAATAGATTAAATTAGTTTTAGTTTAACTACAATGTAGAATATACAATTCTAGAGTAACAGCACTACATTTGGGGTTTGCTGCCATTTACATGCTTAGTCCTGTCTGCAAATGTACACTGTAATAACGGAATTACCTTAAGCGCTTTCTCTATTGATGCTGCTGTGTTTGAATTTAACTAACCCTTTCATCTAACCCATTTCAGCTTACCCTAACCCCTCCCCTTCTTTGATCCTAAACCATCTCATCTGCACTCTACTAATCCTTTCATTGAACCCTTATTAACCCTTTCATCTGACCCTTACTATCCCCGTCATGTGACCATTACTAACCCCTTCATCTTACCCTAGCCCATACACTTACACTAACCCTTTCATGCAACACTGTAGCTAACAAACGTTGTTGATGAACACTGCAACGACAGGACGGACAGCATCCCTCCCAGCTCCCCCCCACAGCAACATGTCAGAGTCAGGGAGTGAGTTcagtctcagagtctcagtttCACaccggtgtctctctccctccctctctccccccaggcGAGAGACCCTACAAGTGCCCCCACTGTGACTACGCCGGCACCCAGTCGGGCTCCCTGAAGTACCACCTGCAGAGACACCACCGCGAGCAGCGCAacgccctctccacctcctcctcctcctgcacctcctcctcctcctccgcctcctccaacAACTCCCCCACCATCGTCAACACCATGGCCCCCTCCggcgccgcccccccccgccgggaCGGCCCGGGCAAGCAGGGCCGCTCCCAGAACCACCAGGGGGGGCACCCGGGGGCCGGCCACAGCCAGGGCCACCGGGCCCCGGCCGACAGCCTGGGCCCCAGGCAGCTGCCCCAGCACCCCCAgctgcagccccagcagcagccctggCTGCTGGGGCTGCCGGAGCAGCGCGAGCAGCAGAAGGCCCTGGCCGCGCTGCGGGACGTGGACGTGGAGGCGCAGTACCGCTACCTGTCGGGCGTCATGGGGGCGCTCTACCAGGGCGGCCTGGAGGGGGGCTGGATCAGGGAGTCCCCGCCCGCCAAGACGCCCAAGGTGTCACGCCGCAAGCCTCTCACTACCAGCCGCAtggtgccgccgccgccgcagccgccgccgccgccgcagcccaaCGGGACGGGGGCTGACCACCACGGGGGCGAGGGCGCCGGGCCACCCCGGCCCGCGCAGggcgagggcggcggcggcggcggcggcggcggcggcggcggcggcggcggcggcggcttcgAACCGCTGGACCTCTCCCGCCGCACCTCCCCGGGGCCGGACGGAgcggaggaggacgggggggcgggcgcggcggcggcggacccCCTGAACCAGTGCCTGTTCTGCCCGTTCCGCACCTCCTCGGGGGAGCTGATGGCCATGCACCTGCAGGTCAACCACACCAGCAAGTCCCGCCGCAAGAGGggcccctccgcccccccggggGACCAGGACGGCCCCGCCAAGCGGCTGCAGCGCGTCGCCCCGGACCCCATGGCCATATGGAGGTACGCCAGCGAGGCCGGCGAGGACCAGGGGCCCCTCGGCGGGAGCCAGGCCCACAACGGTATCTCGGAGGCCGGGGTGGAGCCGCTGGGCGGCAGGGGCCTCTACCAGCAGGGGGGGGTCCTGGCCTCTTTGTCCAGGAAGCTCCATGGCAACGCAACGGAGCCAGAGGAGAACAGGAAGGgcaatgaggaagaggaggaggaagagatggaggaggaggaggaggaggaggaggaggaggaggaggaggaggaggagggagagctggAGCCGCCGGAGGAGGACAGCAGCTTGGGGGGGTCGCCGGAGGAGGTGGGGTCCCCGTCGCTGGGGTTCGAGCACttgatgagggaggaggggggcgtgggggcGGACTAGGTCTGGCGTCAGGGAGAGCAGTGGGCGGTGGTGAAGGGTTTTTGAAcggaaggaagaagaaggaaaaatgGCGGAACTGTAAAAGCGCGATGAGAAGTGATCAGGGGAACGTAGTGCTGCCTGAGGATTCATGTTCACAACCTTTTTAGGGAGAAGAGGTAAAACAAGGCCGGGCTAAATATTTATGTTTAGTTTCCCATCAAATATTTACTCACATTATGACAGTGTTGTCCTCACAAGGGTTGTCCTCACCAACAGTTATTCTCACGTTCAGGACATTCTACACTTTCCTTTTGGTCCAATTGAATTTTACCCCAAGAGGGCTCATCTTAAGTTAAGGAAAATGTCTGCAACAAACATGTTAAATGGTGCTTGATTTCCCACAGCCCTTCCAGGTAATACGGGCATTTCAAAACACTCATAATTGATGTTATTGTTataaattattcattattaCGGTTGACTGCTGTACTGTTAAATGTGTCACTGATTGTGACATAGTCAGGTGCGAACAAGCATGCCCTTCTCGATTGGACAGTAAGCCACTGCTCTGTCATAACGAACCGAACGATTGGTTGGAAGGAAAACAGCAGATGTCCTGAGATTGGTAGGAAAAAAAGCAAGAATCGTTAAGGAATGTTTTGTTAAGTGACTTTCGAAAAAGCCAACCTCAGCTTTACTGTTCAGTATTCTCTCCGCATGAAAGAGGCGGCCATGTTAAGGACGATGACCTTCTTGTTCAGATTCACCTATACTGTAAATCCTGACTGTGTTTGtcttaaaaaaaagtgtttctaGAAGTTTGAGAAGAAGTGCGTAGATGAACGAGCAGTTTGTGTAGATCTTTTTAGTTGGCTAGCTGTTATAGTGGCTGTTATCGTGCACCGTCGAGGGAGATTGTAGACCGCTATCGGGTCGACGCTCTGGTTGGATGTTTTATCTGAATATACAGTTTTAAAAGATATAAGTATATTGGACGGAAAATGGTTCTTGGAGTGTTGTGAATAGTGAAACTTTTAGAGCATTATGCGAGTtatgaaaaactgaaaaaagacAATGGACGGAGCAGCGCCTACCTGCGATGGGGAGCTAAATTATTAAGTGTTGAAAGCGTGTTTGCAGTTTGATATCCATCGCAACGGAGGTTGGCAGAGATTCCTACGTTAAACGAAATAAAAAAATCCAAGCGTAACTAAACGAAGAACGAAACAGCGGAGACCAGCTGAAGGAAGACGCTGGAATGTTTTCGCTGACGTTTATGATCACAATGGACTGACACGCCCGTTTAAGAGACGGAAACTCTGACACGAGGAAGAAGACGGACTGTAAACATGCATCCATGTCCCCGCGCGGGACTCAAACTAAACATACTCTTGGTATAATCTAGACGAGTAGATTCCCCTAACCTCTTGCttttatttgaaaagaaaaagacaatGGTAGGAGGGAAATCATTAAAAACACTAACAGAAAACATAGACCTCCCAGTAGAATATGTGTAGCTTTTgtaaaaacaagaaaaagaaGCAAAGATGAAAAAACGCAGAAAAAtactttttatgttttattttttatttcaagaTGCTTACAAAAAGAGGTTATGATATAGTTATTAttgatttttatgttttttgagCTAAGACTAGTCGGAATGTCGATACAGAGCACTGTGCAAAGTTTTAAGTTCCCAAAGTAGATTGTTCTTCTGTTTTGATCGTTGTCTTTATCGATATaccaaacttttattttgaaaatactCACTTCCGGGGTGGCTAACAGTGAAATGCTGTGTTTTGACCCTCATTAACGACCATGTTAATCAATCACAGTTAATCAACCGATGAAGCTCAAACCGTGGTATccatacatttaaaaatagtacttttaCTTTCCATTGAAACGGAAATATTAATGACAATGCACTATTAATGTCGATTATCACCCTTTTAAATATACTGCCATTCAATATCTCAACACATTCATAGAGAGCATGTCGAGCATCGAGACTCAAAGGCATGTTCCTGATGTTTGAGTGGACATCGTCCTCCATAATGAAGAGTGAGACTCGGTGACTCCTCTCGCTAACTTCCCAGCCTATTTGTTATGAAGGGGTAGCCAAGGATTGTGACCGCCGCCTTACGTGAATCTGTCGTTGACTTATTTCTTTCAAATGTGCATTATTAACTATTGTCTTTTTCTCGGTTAGAGCACCTTAAGTTGAGTTTAGTTTCTCGGTGAGACGTCCGTGAGTGGTGTCTGCTTCACGACTGCTGTCTACGCCGCTGTGCCTTCTGTCTCAAAACACTTCCTGGTGTATATTGTAAACGCTCACCAAAAGCACTTAGACTATATCTTTTACACACTCTttgatgctctctctctctctctcgctctcttactctctcaccATTTCTCTCCCTATCCCGCCTCCCCCTTTATTTAGCATGCTGCTGTTCTCTCTGATCACTGCTGCATTGACCCTCCATCTCTAATCCTTCTCCCTTCCCGTTGTcctttcttgtgttcttccCCACACCATGTTCTCGATGGTGGAAATACCTTTTACATTGAAGATGAATCTTCACCAATCAGGCTCTTTGGCCTTTAAACCTGACCACTTAATACCCACTAGCATAGCTAGACATTTCTAAAACAATGGTTTGGAAAACCTTTTGAGTTCAATTCCTAATTCTACTACTTGCTTACTAACCTTtggaagaaaagaaaacaaccaAAGCCCAAGTCTAAAGACTGAAaatttgaatattttatttaactTCACAAGGTGCCAAAACACGTCCATAGCGACTCTAAAATGTTTAACCCTTTGGAAATGCACATGCATCTACCAACTGTCTGGTTTTGTTGTCTTAATTTAATTTGAGACATCTTACttgctactctctctctccctctctgattcTCCATCCCAAAGCTTGTCTgttatgtatctctctctctctctctctctctctctctctctctctctctctctctctctctctctctagtctgttatgtgtatctctctctttctctaccacTTTAAGGTGGCGCGTACTATCTGGTATTGAGGCCTTTATTAGAGTTTTATTTCAATTTGATGTGGTATTCATTCAAATGCCGTTGAGATGGGAAAAAGTGATCCTCTTTATAATgataattgttgttgtttttatttttgttttgcattatggagaaaaacagacaaaaaaatACAAGAGAAATGTGTTGTTGAATGTTGTACAGATAGCGCTAGAGACGTGTTTTTTAAATGAGAGGATATAAACCTGGCCTGTGGTCGCCCCGCCCCTCTGACCCCCAGCTTTCTGTAAGAATCAGATATGACTAAAACGG contains:
- the znf219 gene encoding zinc finger protein 219 isoform X1; this translates as MKQQRVAIRGLRLDPLPSVKTAKNGTASHTLLRMDSPPECVLALSCEQPPSPSTLPSLDHSPLAPSSPTTTTNPPTPPGRQGPLSLPASPLLPLHTPGASPLGSDAAHYFPLSPFPSFPPDDHLLLLRHHHHHDDDEDEEEEEEDEDDGDPLAAEGMELQGGPPSSPTPAVALFPGEGGRGAQEALGGAGPEESSPPDVARTAPQLLGFGALELALASGQSGGSGGLGCSSDELDLQLFQKDASGAHPRVTPAAGGAGASPGPALRFPCLVCGKRFRFQSILSLHARAHSLDRERRAAPLYRAGLPPPPPPPPAPLKAHLTQNHQGVHDQRPPPPSPSSALIQHLRDQAEPGDTEVLRNDKSCLMGGADITPLTPPLTEDAVTSPYSSAAAAAASSFRCHACKGKFRTASELARHVRILHSPYKCSLCPFSASREDDLAAHLRECHPAPVPALLRPPSPAAYGARPVVAAAPDTPLPTPMPTPTLTPTPQVSAVVAAAPAPVATAPATPAPATPALPAFRCDTCGQRFTQSWFLKGHMRKHKDSLDHKCQVCGRGFKEPWFLKNHMKVHLNKLGLKAGLGGLGVSVAAGLDPSAAGAVSGQSLNALYSSLLLAQRRGAAGGGGRGARGRSERDHGGRGSVPGSGKSAILGYLGLPMDGGGASCMERLQAVAQVAEMGGVSDPGGRPGGVTMETTAAAMAAAADGGDQVAMWQLVARSLLAAQQAQQNQQNQRSQQQQSQRAQSRSSALGDADQVRAYLGGLGPRQETVASAGAGAGGGPWECPDCGKLFRSLQQVVVHARVHVQRPQKGGGGGGGGGGGGGGGGGGGGLGGEEGAGSGRATGRSGGGAGGAGGGAGGRSKPPSAGPRQTGSAGGFHPAISSHHAGENGLPVAPPVASGGGSASRERVRGSGVKDCPYCGKAFRSSHHLKVHLRVHTGERPYKCPHCDYAGTQSGSLKYHLQRHHREQRNALSTSSSSCTSSSSSASSNNSPTIVNTMAPSGAAPPRRDGPGKQGRSQNHQGGHPGAGHSQGHRAPADSLGPRQLPQHPQLQPQQQPWLLGLPEQREQQKALAALRDVDVEAQYRYLSGVMGALYQGGLEGGWIRESPPAKTPKVSRRKPLTTSRMVPPPPQPPPPPQPNGTGADHHGGEGAGPPRPAQGEGGGGGGGGGGGGGGGGGFEPLDLSRRTSPGPDGAEEDGGAGAAAADPLNQCLFCPFRTSSGELMAMHLQVNHTSKSRRKRGPSAPPGDQDGPAKRLQRVAPDPMAIWRYASEAGEDQGPLGGSQAHNGISEAGVEPLGGRGLYQQGGVLASLSRKLHGNATEPEENRKGNEEEEEEEMEEEEEEEEEEEEEEEEGELEPPEEDSSLGGSPEEVGSPSLGFEHLMREEGGVGAD
- the znf219 gene encoding zinc finger protein 219 isoform X4, whose amino-acid sequence is MKQQRVAIRGLRLDPLPSVKTAKNGTASHTLLRMDSPPECVLALSCEQPPSPSTLPSLDHSPLAPSSPTTTTNPPTPPGRQGPLSLPASPLLPLHTPGASPLGSDAAHYFPLSPFPSFPPDDHLLLLRHHHHHDDDEDEEEEEEDEDDGDPLAAEGMELQGGPPSSPTPAVALFPGEGGRGAQEALGGAGPEESSPPDVARTAPQLLGFGALELALASGQSGGSGGLGCSSDELDLQLFQKDASGAHPRVTPAAGGAGASPGPALRFPCLVCGKRFRFQSILSLHARAHSLDRERRAAPLYRAGLPPPPPPPPAPLKAHLTQNHQGVHDQRPPPPSPSSALIQHLRDQAEPGDTEVLRNDKSCLMGGADITPLTPPLTEDAVTSPYSSAAAAAASSFRCHACKGKFRTASELARHVRILHSPYKCSLCPFSASREDDLAAHLRECHPAPVPALLRPPSPAAYGARPVVAAAPDTPLPTPMPTPTLTPTPQVSAVVAAAPAPVATAPATPAPATPALPAFRCDTCGQRFTQSWFLKGHMRKHKDSLDHKCQVCGRGFKEPWFLKNHMKVHLNKLGLKAGLGGLGVSVAAGLDPSAAGAVSGQSLNALYSSLLLAQRRGAAGGGGRGARGRSERDHGGRGSVPGSGKSAILGYLGLPMDGGGASCMERLQAVAQVAEMGGVSDPGGRPGGVTMETTAAAMAAAADGGDQVAMWQLVARSLLAAQQAQQNQQNQRSQQQQSQRAQSRSSALGDADQVRAYLGGLGPRQETVASAGAGAGGGPWECPDCGKLFRSLQQVVVHARVHVQRPQKGGGGGGGGGGGGGGGGGGGGLGGEEGAGSGRATGRSGGGAGGAGGGAGGRSKPPSAGPRQTGSAGGFHPAISSHHGERPYKCPHCDYAGTQSGSLKYHLQRHHREQRNALSTSSSSCTSSSSSASSNNSPTIVNTMAPSGAAPPRRDGPGKQGRSQNHQGGHPGAGHSQGHRAPADSLGPRQLPQHPQLQPQQQPWLLGLPEQREQQKALAALRDVDVEAQYRYLSGVMGALYQGGLEGGWIRESPPAKTPKVSRRKPLTTSRMVPPPPQPPPPPQPNGTGADHHGGEGAGPPRPAQGEGGGGGGGGGGGGGGGGGFEPLDLSRRTSPGPDGAEEDGGAGAAAADPLNQCLFCPFRTSSGELMAMHLQVNHTSKSRRKRGPSAPPGDQDGPAKRLQRVAPDPMAIWRYASEAGEDQGPLGGSQAHNGISEAGVEPLGGRGLYQQGGVLASLSRKLHGNATEPEENRKGNEEEEEEEMEEEEEEEEEEEEEEEEGELEPPEEDSSLGGSPEEVGSPSLGFEHLMREEGGVGAD
- the znf219 gene encoding zinc finger protein 219 isoform X3 encodes the protein MDSPPECVLALSCEQPPSPSTLPSLDHSPLAPSSPTTTTNPPTPPGRQGPLSLPASPLLPLHTPGASPLGSDAAHYFPLSPFPSFPPDDHLLLLRHHHHHDDDEDEEEEEEDEDDGDPLAAEGMELQGGPPSSPTPAVALFPGEGGRGAQEALGGAGPEESSPPDVARTAPQLLGFGALELALASGQSGGSGGLGCSSDELDLQLFQKDASGAHPRVTPAAGGAGASPGPALRFPCLVCGKRFRFQSILSLHARAHSLDRERRAAPLYRAGLPPPPPPPPAPLKAHLTQNHQGVHDQRPPPPSPSSALIQHLRDQAEPGDTEVLRNDKSCLMGGADITPLTPPLTEDAVTSPYSSAAAAAASSFRCHACKGKFRTASELARHVRILHSPYKCSLCPFSASREDDLAAHLRECHPAPVPALLRPPSPAAYGARPVVAAAPDTPLPTPMPTPTLTPTPQVSAVVAAAPAPVATAPATPAPATPALPAFRCDTCGQRFTQSWFLKGHMRKHKDSLDHKCQVCGRGFKEPWFLKNHMKVHLNKLGLKAGLGGLGVSVAAGLDPSAAGAVSGQSLNALYSSLLLAQRRGAAGGGGRGARGRSERDHGGRGSVPGSGKSAILGYLGLPMDGGGASCMERLQAVAQVAEMGGVSDPGGRPGGVTMETTAAAMAAAADGGDQVAMWQLVARSLLAAQQAQQNQQNQRSQQQQSQRAQSRSSALGDADQVRAYLGGLGPRQETVASAGAGAGGGPWECPDCGKLFRSLQQVVVHARVHVQRPQKGGGGGGGGGGGGGGGGGGGGLGGEEGAGSGRATGRSGGGAGGAGGGAGGRSKPPSAGPRQTGSAGGFHPAISSHHAGENGLPVAPPVASGGGSASRERVRGSGVKDCPYCGKAFRSSHHLKVHLRVHTGERPYKCPHCDYAGTQSGSLKYHLQRHHREQRNALSTSSSSCTSSSSSASSNNSPTIVNTMAPSGAAPPRRDGPGKQGRSQNHQGGHPGAGHSQGHRAPADSLGPRQLPQHPQLQPQQQPWLLGLPEQREQQKALAALRDVDVEAQYRYLSGVMGALYQGGLEGGWIRESPPAKTPKVSRRKPLTTSRMVPPPPQPPPPPQPNGTGADHHGGEGAGPPRPAQGEGGGGGGGGGGGGGGGGGFEPLDLSRRTSPGPDGAEEDGGAGAAAADPLNQCLFCPFRTSSGELMAMHLQVNHTSKSRRKRGPSAPPGDQDGPAKRLQRVAPDPMAIWRYASEAGEDQGPLGGSQAHNGISEAGVEPLGGRGLYQQGGVLASLSRKLHGNATEPEENRKGNEEEEEEEMEEEEEEEEEEEEEEEEGELEPPEEDSSLGGSPEEVGSPSLGFEHLMREEGGVGAD
- the znf219 gene encoding zinc finger protein 219 isoform X2; its protein translation is MKQQRVAIRGLRLDPLPSVKTAKNGTASHTLLRMDSPPECVLALSCEQPPSPSTLPSLDHSPLAPSSPTTTTNPPTPPGRQGPLSLPASPLLPLHTPGASPLGSDAAHYFPLSPFPSFPPDDHLLLLRHHHHHDDDEDEEEEEEDEDDGDPLAAEGMELQGGPPSSPTPAVALFPGEGGRGAQEALGGAGPEESSPPDVARTAPQLLGFGALELALASGQSGGSGGLGCSSDELDLQLFQKDASGAHPRVTPAAGGAGASPGPALRFPCLVCGKRFRFQSILSLHARAHSLDRERRAAPLYRAGLPPPPPPPPAPLKAHLTQNHQGVHDQRPPPPSPSSALIQHLRDQAEPGDTEVLRNDKSCLMGGADITPLTPPLTEDAVTSPYSSAAAAAASSFRCHACKGKFRTASELARHVRILHSPYKCSLCPFSASREDDLAAHLRECHPAPVPALLRPPSPAAYGARPVVAAAPDTPLPTPMPTPTLTPTPQVSAVVAAAPAPVATAPATPAPATPALPAFRCDTCGQRFTQSWFLKGHMRKHKDSLDHKCQVCGRGFKEPWFLKNHMKVHLNKLGLKAGLGGLGVSVAAGLDPSAAGAVSGQSLNALYSSLLLAQRRGAAGGGGRGARGRSERDHGGRGSVPGSGKSAILGYLGLPMDGGGASCMERLQAVAQVAEMGGVSDPGGRPGGVTMETTAAAMAAAADGGDQVAMWQLVARSLLAAQQAQQNQQNQRSQQQQSQRAQSRSSALGDADQVRAYLGGLGPRQETVASAGAGAGGGPWECPDCGKLFRSLQQVVVHARVHVQRPQKGGGGGGGGGGGGGGGGGGGGLGGEEGAGSGRATGRSGGGAGGAGGGAGGRSKPPSAGPRQTGSAGGFHPAISSHHAGENGLPVAPPVASGGGSASRERVRGSGVKDCPYCGERPYKCPHCDYAGTQSGSLKYHLQRHHREQRNALSTSSSSCTSSSSSASSNNSPTIVNTMAPSGAAPPRRDGPGKQGRSQNHQGGHPGAGHSQGHRAPADSLGPRQLPQHPQLQPQQQPWLLGLPEQREQQKALAALRDVDVEAQYRYLSGVMGALYQGGLEGGWIRESPPAKTPKVSRRKPLTTSRMVPPPPQPPPPPQPNGTGADHHGGEGAGPPRPAQGEGGGGGGGGGGGGGGGGGFEPLDLSRRTSPGPDGAEEDGGAGAAAADPLNQCLFCPFRTSSGELMAMHLQVNHTSKSRRKRGPSAPPGDQDGPAKRLQRVAPDPMAIWRYASEAGEDQGPLGGSQAHNGISEAGVEPLGGRGLYQQGGVLASLSRKLHGNATEPEENRKGNEEEEEEEMEEEEEEEEEEEEEEEEGELEPPEEDSSLGGSPEEVGSPSLGFEHLMREEGGVGAD